A genomic segment from Conger conger chromosome 2, fConCon1.1, whole genome shotgun sequence encodes:
- the LOC133112898 gene encoding signal transducer and activator of transcription 3-like isoform X2, whose translation MALWNQLQQLDTRYLEQLYHLYSESFPMELRQFLAHWIESQDWVYATNSESHATLVFHNLLGEIDQQYSRFLQENNVLYQHNLRRIKQHLQSKYLEKPVEIARIVARCLWEEQRLLQSVATESQEGQVAHLSAAVVTEKQQMLEHNLQDVRKRVQDMEQKMKMLENLQDDFDFNYKTLKNQGDMSQDLNGNNQAATRQKMGQLEQMLTALDQLRRQIVTEMAGLLSAMEFVQKNLTEEELADWKRRQQIACIGGTPNTCLDRLETWMTSLAESQLQIRQQINKLEELQQKVSYKGDPIIQHRPALEEKIVNIFRNLMKSAFVVERQPCMPMHPDRPLVIKTGVQFTNKVRLLVKFPELNYQLKIKVCMDKESGDSLRGSRKFNILGTNTKVMNMEESNNGSLSAEFKHLTLREQKCGNGGRTNSDASQIVTEELHLITFETEVYHQGLKIDLETHSLPVVVISNICQMPNAWASILWYNMLTNHPKNINFFTKPPVGTWDQVAEVLTWQFSSTTKRGLNLEQLTTLAERLLGLCVNYSGCQITWAKFCKENMAGKGFSFWVWLDNIIDLVKKYILALWNEGFITGFISKERERAILSTKPPGTFLLRFSESSKEGGITFTWVEKDINGKTQIQSVEPYTKQQLGNMSFAEIIMGYKIMDATNILVSPLVYLFPDIPKEEAFGKYCRCEAIEPDISDLGSAPYLKTRFICVTPTNVDSLLMHSDGPEIDFSQIDSFTSQMDYTSDVAQSPK comes from the exons ATGGCCCTGTGGAATCAGTTGCAGCAGCTGGACACCAGGTACCTGGAGCAGCTATACCACCTGTATAGTGAAAGCTTCCCCATGGAGTTGCGGCAGTTCCTTGCCCACTGGATTGAGAGCCAAGACTG GGTCTATGCAACCAACAGCGAGTCCCACGCCACGCTGGTGTTCCACAACCTTCTGGGGGAGATCGACCAGCAGTACAGTCGCTTCCTGCAGGAGAACAACGTGCTGTACCAGCACAACCTGCGTCGCATCAAGCAGCACCTGCAGAGCAAGTACCTGGAGAAGCCCGTGGAGATCGCCCGCATCGTGGCCCGCTGCCTGTGGGAGGAGCAGAGACTGCTGCAGTCAGTCGCCACCGAGTCGCAG GAGGGACAGGTGGCCCACCTGTCAGCGGCAGTGGTCACGGAGAAGCAGCAGATGCTGGAGCACAACCTGCAGGACGTCAGGAAGAGGGTGCAG gacATGGAACAGAAGATGAAAATGCTAGAGAACCTGCAGGATGACTTTGACTTCAACTACAAGACTCTGAAAAACCAAGGGG ACATGTCCCAGGATCTGAACGGGAACAACCAGGCAGCCACCAGGCAGAAGATGGGCCAGCTGGAACAGATGCTCACTGCTCTGGACCAGCTCAGAAGG CAAATCGTAACAGAGATGGCGGGGCTTCTCTCAGCCATGGAGTTTGTGCAGAAGAACCTGACTGAGGAGGAGCTGGCAGATTGGAAAAGGAGGCAGCAGATAGCCTGCATTGGAGGGACACCCAACACCTGCTTGGACCGTCTGGAGACATG GATGACATCCTTGGCAGAGTCCCAGCTGCAAATCCGCCAGCAGATAAATAAGCTGGAAGAGCTGCAGCAGAAGGTGTCCTACAAGGGGGACCCCATCATTCAGCACCGGCCCGCCCTGGAGGAGAAGATCGTTAACATCTTCAGGAACCTCATGAAGAG TGCCTTTGTGGTGGAGCGCCAGCCCTGTATGCCAATGCACCCAGACAGGCCCCTGGTCATCAAGACTGGTGTACAGTTCACCAACAAAGTCAG GTTACTAGTCAAATTTCCAGAACTGAATTACCAGCTGAAAATCAAAGTGTGCATGGACAA AGAATCAGGGGATTCGCTGCGGGG GTCCCGGAAATTTAACATACTGGGTACCAACACCAAGGTGATGAACATGGAGGAGTCTAACAATGGCAGTTTGTCTGCAGAGTTCAAACACTTG ACCCTGAGGGAGCAGAAGTGTGGGAATGGAGGCAGGACCAACAGTGAC GCCTCGCAGATTGTGACAGAAGAGCTCCACCTCATCACGTTTGAGACGGAGGTCTACCATCAAGGCCTGAAGATCGACCTGGAG ACACACTCCCTGCCTGTGGTTGTGATCTCCAACATTTGTCAGATGCCAAATGCCTGGGCCTCTATCCTGTGGTATAACATGCTCACCAACCATCCAAAG AACATCAACTTTTTCACAAAGCCACCCGTGGGTACATGGGACCAGGTGGCTGAGGTTTTGACCTGGCAGTTCTCCTCCACCACCAAGAGAGGCCTGAACCTGGAACAGCTGACCACTCTGGCTGAGAGGCTGCTGG GTCTATGTGTGAACTACTCTGGATGCCAAATCACTTGGGCCAAGTTCTGCAAA GAAAACATGGCTGGCAAAGGCTTCTCTTTCTGGGTGTGGTTAGACAACATCATCGACCTGGTGAAGAAATATATCCTGGCACTCTGGAATGAAGG GTTCATCACAGGCTTCATCagtaaggagagagaaagggccaTCCTCAGCACCAAGCCCCCCGGAACCTTCCTTCTGCGCTTCAGCGAGAGCAGCAAGGAGGGCGGCATCACCTTCACCTGGGTGGAGAAGGACATCAATG GTAAGACACAGATCCAGTCAGTGGAGCCCTACACCAAACAGCAGCTTGGCAACATGTCGTTTGCCGAGATCATCATGGGTTACAAGATCATGGACGCCACCAACATCCTGGTCTCGCCGCTGGTCTACCTCTTCCCGGATATACCCAAGGAGGAGGCCTTTGGGAAGTACTGCCGTTGCGAAGCCATCGAGCCAGACATCAGTGATCTAG GTAGTGCACCATACTTGAAGACAAGGTTCATCTGCGTTACACC CACCAACGTTGATTCTCTGTTGATGCACAGTGATGGGCCAGAGATCGACTTCAGCCAAATTG ATTCCTTCACTTCGCAAATGGACTACACCTCAGATGTGGCTCAGTCACCCAAATGA
- the LOC133112898 gene encoding signal transducer and activator of transcription 3-like isoform X1 has translation MALWNQLQQLDTRYLEQLYHLYSESFPMELRQFLAHWIESQDWVYATNSESHATLVFHNLLGEIDQQYSRFLQENNVLYQHNLRRIKQHLQSKYLEKPVEIARIVARCLWEEQRLLQSVATESQEGQVAHLSAAVVTEKQQMLEHNLQDVRKRVQDMEQKMKMLENLQDDFDFNYKTLKNQGDMSQDLNGNNQAATRQKMGQLEQMLTALDQLRRQIVTEMAGLLSAMEFVQKNLTEEELADWKRRQQIACIGGTPNTCLDRLETWMTSLAESQLQIRQQINKLEELQQKVSYKGDPIIQHRPALEEKIVNIFRNLMKSAFVVERQPCMPMHPDRPLVIKTGVQFTNKVRLLVKFPELNYQLKIKVCMDKESGDSLRGSRKFNILGTNTKVMNMEESNNGSLSAEFKHLTLREQKCGNGGRTNSDASQIVTEELHLITFETEVYHQGLKIDLETHSLPVVVISNICQMPNAWASILWYNMLTNHPKNINFFTKPPVGTWDQVAEVLTWQFSSTTKRGLNLEQLTTLAERLLGLCVNYSGCQITWAKFCKENMAGKGFSFWVWLDNIIDLVKKYILALWNEGFITGFISKERERAILSTKPPGTFLLRFSESSKEGGITFTWVEKDINGKTQIQSVEPYTKQQLGNMSFAEIIMGYKIMDATNILVSPLVYLFPDIPKEEAFGKYCRCEAIEPDISDLGSAPYLKTRFICVTPEKQTFLRRCPPLLFPDLPELLVNGYPSTNVDSLLMHSDGPEIDFSQIDSFTSQMDYTSDVAQSPK, from the exons ATGGCCCTGTGGAATCAGTTGCAGCAGCTGGACACCAGGTACCTGGAGCAGCTATACCACCTGTATAGTGAAAGCTTCCCCATGGAGTTGCGGCAGTTCCTTGCCCACTGGATTGAGAGCCAAGACTG GGTCTATGCAACCAACAGCGAGTCCCACGCCACGCTGGTGTTCCACAACCTTCTGGGGGAGATCGACCAGCAGTACAGTCGCTTCCTGCAGGAGAACAACGTGCTGTACCAGCACAACCTGCGTCGCATCAAGCAGCACCTGCAGAGCAAGTACCTGGAGAAGCCCGTGGAGATCGCCCGCATCGTGGCCCGCTGCCTGTGGGAGGAGCAGAGACTGCTGCAGTCAGTCGCCACCGAGTCGCAG GAGGGACAGGTGGCCCACCTGTCAGCGGCAGTGGTCACGGAGAAGCAGCAGATGCTGGAGCACAACCTGCAGGACGTCAGGAAGAGGGTGCAG gacATGGAACAGAAGATGAAAATGCTAGAGAACCTGCAGGATGACTTTGACTTCAACTACAAGACTCTGAAAAACCAAGGGG ACATGTCCCAGGATCTGAACGGGAACAACCAGGCAGCCACCAGGCAGAAGATGGGCCAGCTGGAACAGATGCTCACTGCTCTGGACCAGCTCAGAAGG CAAATCGTAACAGAGATGGCGGGGCTTCTCTCAGCCATGGAGTTTGTGCAGAAGAACCTGACTGAGGAGGAGCTGGCAGATTGGAAAAGGAGGCAGCAGATAGCCTGCATTGGAGGGACACCCAACACCTGCTTGGACCGTCTGGAGACATG GATGACATCCTTGGCAGAGTCCCAGCTGCAAATCCGCCAGCAGATAAATAAGCTGGAAGAGCTGCAGCAGAAGGTGTCCTACAAGGGGGACCCCATCATTCAGCACCGGCCCGCCCTGGAGGAGAAGATCGTTAACATCTTCAGGAACCTCATGAAGAG TGCCTTTGTGGTGGAGCGCCAGCCCTGTATGCCAATGCACCCAGACAGGCCCCTGGTCATCAAGACTGGTGTACAGTTCACCAACAAAGTCAG GTTACTAGTCAAATTTCCAGAACTGAATTACCAGCTGAAAATCAAAGTGTGCATGGACAA AGAATCAGGGGATTCGCTGCGGGG GTCCCGGAAATTTAACATACTGGGTACCAACACCAAGGTGATGAACATGGAGGAGTCTAACAATGGCAGTTTGTCTGCAGAGTTCAAACACTTG ACCCTGAGGGAGCAGAAGTGTGGGAATGGAGGCAGGACCAACAGTGAC GCCTCGCAGATTGTGACAGAAGAGCTCCACCTCATCACGTTTGAGACGGAGGTCTACCATCAAGGCCTGAAGATCGACCTGGAG ACACACTCCCTGCCTGTGGTTGTGATCTCCAACATTTGTCAGATGCCAAATGCCTGGGCCTCTATCCTGTGGTATAACATGCTCACCAACCATCCAAAG AACATCAACTTTTTCACAAAGCCACCCGTGGGTACATGGGACCAGGTGGCTGAGGTTTTGACCTGGCAGTTCTCCTCCACCACCAAGAGAGGCCTGAACCTGGAACAGCTGACCACTCTGGCTGAGAGGCTGCTGG GTCTATGTGTGAACTACTCTGGATGCCAAATCACTTGGGCCAAGTTCTGCAAA GAAAACATGGCTGGCAAAGGCTTCTCTTTCTGGGTGTGGTTAGACAACATCATCGACCTGGTGAAGAAATATATCCTGGCACTCTGGAATGAAGG GTTCATCACAGGCTTCATCagtaaggagagagaaagggccaTCCTCAGCACCAAGCCCCCCGGAACCTTCCTTCTGCGCTTCAGCGAGAGCAGCAAGGAGGGCGGCATCACCTTCACCTGGGTGGAGAAGGACATCAATG GTAAGACACAGATCCAGTCAGTGGAGCCCTACACCAAACAGCAGCTTGGCAACATGTCGTTTGCCGAGATCATCATGGGTTACAAGATCATGGACGCCACCAACATCCTGGTCTCGCCGCTGGTCTACCTCTTCCCGGATATACCCAAGGAGGAGGCCTTTGGGAAGTACTGCCGTTGCGAAGCCATCGAGCCAGACATCAGTGATCTAG GTAGTGCACCATACTTGAAGACAAGGTTCATCTGCGTTACACC TGAGAAACAGACTTTTCTGCGGAGGTGTCCTCCCTTGTTGTTCCCAGACTTGCCGGAGCTGCTGGTGAATGGATATCCAAG CACCAACGTTGATTCTCTGTTGATGCACAGTGATGGGCCAGAGATCGACTTCAGCCAAATTG ATTCCTTCACTTCGCAAATGGACTACACCTCAGATGTGGCTCAGTCACCCAAATGA